In Alphaproteobacteria bacterium, the genomic stretch CAGAAAATCCCGAATTTAAAGATTTGGAAAAAAACACCCCGTATTTTGAAGGTTGTTTGCCGATCGAAGTTATGGCAGAGCGCGGGCGCGAAACCCTGACCTTTGGCCCCATGAAGCCCGTAGGACTAACAAACCCGCATAACCCTACCGAAAAAGCTTATGCGATTGTGCAATTACGCCAAGATAATAAGCTTGCCACACTATATAACATTGTAGGATTCCAAACGAAATTAAAATGGGGGGAGCAAACCCGTATCTTCCGCAAAATTCCGGGATTAGAAAATGCCGAATTTGCCCGTCTTGGCGGCATTCATCGCAATACGTTTTTGAAAAGCCCTGTATTGCTCGATAATGAGCTGCGATTAAAATCTGCATCGCATTTGCGCTTTGCCGGCCAAATAACCGGTGTAGAAGGCTATGTAGAAAGCGCTGCTTGTGGATTACTTGCAGGGCGTTTTGCAGCCGCTCAGCAAGGCGTTAAGCCGTTTACTGCACCACCCGTCACCACCGCATTAGGTGCGTTGCTAAACCACGTTACTGGGGGTGCAGAAGCTGAAACATTCCAACCAATGAATATCAATTTTGGATTGCTTCCCATGCCGGAAGGAAAAGTGCATAAAAAATCGCGCAAAGCATATTATTGTGAACGGGCTTTGGCAGATTTAGACAACTGGCGAACCACTCACATTGCGGCATAACGCGCTGTTTAATACTTTTTGATAATATTCGCCCACCACAGGCGCATAGCACGATAGGCACGGCCTTTAGCCATTCGCCGATCCACAGGATTATAGGCACTGGCTTTGAGTCGCAGCAAAAAATCCTCGGCTTGAATTGCC encodes the following:
- the trmFO gene encoding methylenetetrahydrofolate--tRNA-(uracil(54)-C(5))-methyltransferase (FADH(2)-oxidizing) TrmFO; its protein translation is ENPEFKDLEKNTPYFEGCLPIEVMAERGRETLTFGPMKPVGLTNPHNPTEKAYAIVQLRQDNKLATLYNIVGFQTKLKWGEQTRIFRKIPGLENAEFARLGGIHRNTFLKSPVLLDNELRLKSASHLRFAGQITGVEGYVESAACGLLAGRFAAAQQGVKPFTAPPVTTALGALLNHVTGGAEAETFQPMNINFGLLPMPEGKVHKKSRKAYYCERALADLDNWRTTHIAA